A region of Dictyostelium discoideum AX4 chromosome 1 chromosome, whole genome shotgun sequence DNA encodes the following proteins:
- a CDS encoding cellobiohydrolase I, translating to MYRILKSFILLSLVNMSLSQKIGKLTPEVHPPMTFQKCSEGGSCETIQGEVVVDANWRWVHSAQGQNCYTGNTWNPTICPDDETCAENCYLDGANYESVYGVTTSEDSVRLNFVTQSQGKNIGSRLFLMSNESNYQLFHVLGQEFTFDVDVSNLDCGLNGALYLVSMDSDGGSARFPTNEAGAKYGTGYCDAQCPRDLKFISGSANVDGWIPSTNNPNTGYGNLGSCCAEMDLWEANNMATAVTPHPCDTSSQSVCKSDSCGGAASSNRYGGICDPDGCDYNPYRMGNTSFFGPNKMIDTNSVITVVTQFITDDGSSDGKLTSIKRLYVQDGNVISQSVSTIDGVEGNEVNEEFCTNQKKVFGDEDSFTKHGGLAKMGEALKDGMVLVLSLWDDYQANMLWLDSSYPTTSSPTDPGVARGSCPTTSGVPSKVEQNYPNAYVVYSNIKVGPIDSTYKK from the coding sequence atgtatcgaattttaaaatcatttatactattatcattagtAAATATGTCTTTATCACAAAAGATTGGTAAATTAACACCAGAAGTACATCCTCCAATGACATTCCAAAAATGCTCAGAAGGTGGCTCATGTGAAACAATTCAAGGTGAGGTTGTAGTTGATGCAAATTGGAGATGGGTACACTCTGCACAAGGTCAAAACTGTTACACTGGTAATACTTGGAATCCAACCATTTGTCCAGATGATGAAACATGTGCTGAAAACTGTTATTTGGATGGTGCAAACTATGAAAGTGTCTATGGTGTTACCACTAGCGAAGATTCAGTTCGTTTGAATTTCGTTACTCAAAGTCAAGGTAAAAACATTGGTTCTCGTTTATTCCTCATGTCAAATGAATCAAATTACCAATTATTCCATGTACTTGGTCAAGAATTCActtttgatgttgatgtttcCAATCTCGATTGTGGTCTCAATGGTGCACTCTACTTAGTCTCAATGGATAGCGATGGTGGTTCTGCTCGTTTCCCAACAAATGAAGCCGGTGCTAAATATGGTACTGGTTATTGTGATGCCCAATGTCCAAGAGATCTTAAATTTATTAGTGGTTCTGCAAATGTTGATGGTTGGATTCCATCAactaataatccaaatactGGATATGGTAATCTTGGTTCATGTTGCGCTGAAATGGATCTTTGGGAAGCAAACAATATGGCAACTGCTGTAACTCCACATCCATGTGATACTTCAAGCCAAAGCGTATGTAAGAGTGATTCATGTGGTGGTGCTGCTTCTTCAAATAGATATGGTGGTATTTGCGATCCAGATGGTTGTGATTACAATCCATACCGTATGGGTAACACCAGTTTCTTTGGTCCAAACAAAATGATTGATACCAACTCTGTAATTACTGTTGTAACTCAATTCATTACTGACGATGGTTCATCCGATGGCAAATTAACCTCAATCAAGAGATTGTATGTACAAGATGGTAACGTTATCTCTCAATCAGTATCAACCATTGATGGTGTCGAAGGTAATGAAGTCAATGAAGAATTTTGTACTAACCAAAAGAAAGTATTTGGTGATGAAGATTCCTTCACTAAACATGGTGGTCTTGCTAAAATGGGTGAAGCCTTAAAGGATGGTATGGTTCTTGTTCTTAGTCTTTGGGATGATTACCAAGCCAACATGTTATGGCTCGATAGTTCATATCCAACAACTTCATCTCCAACAGATCCAGGTGTTGCTCGTGGATCTTGTCCAACTACCTCTGGTGTTCCATCTAAAGTTGAACAAAATTATCCAAATGCATACGTTGTCTACTCTAATATTAAAGTCGGTCCAATCGATTcaacatataaaaaataa